Proteins from a genomic interval of Apteryx mantelli isolate bAptMan1 chromosome 5, bAptMan1.hap1, whole genome shotgun sequence:
- the ZCCHC4 gene encoding rRNA N6-adenosine-methyltransferase ZCCHC4 — MAALGASAPQGLRGVAAGPRQERAGAGGLALLGAAPGAPSCPHGPALLFAKMNQGEEEGRRFYACSACRDRKDCNFFQWEDEKVSETRLAAREEYNRNHQPAFTHRQNVERYENFLLLPLSKRKFCQECQQLLLPDEWEKHYGHQVLCDISTAQLKSPSQLLYPLENKKTNAQYLFADRSCQFLLDLIIALGFRRVLSVGTPRLHEMIQSKASQEEDFSVRSLLLDIDFRYSQFYTEDEFCHYNMFNHYFFGGEAAHETCRQFFHQDKGERVIMVTDPPFGGLVEALAFSFKKLMAMWRQTKKEGHNNQEMPMFWIFPYFFESRILEFFPSFSMMDYQVDYDNHALYKHGKTGRRQSPVRIFTNITPSMIVLPVEEGYRFCTICQRYVSSGNQHCEICNSCTSKDGRRWKHCALCNKCVKPSWFHCNNCNCCALQEHACERTEAGCFVCGKAGHKRSTCPSLSVTKTACQTDKKKRQKTPKKVKMGICKRSAMKHAIFSRKRMKNKKKKCSLPY; from the exons ATGGCGGCCCTCGGTGCTAGTGCCCCGCAGGGGTTGCGCGGCGTGGCGGCGGGCCCGCGGCAGGAGCGGGCGGGTGCGGGCGGGCTGGCCCTGctcggcgcggcccccggcgctccCAGCTGCCCGCACG GTCCTGCTCTTCTCTTTGCAAAGATGAAccaaggagaagaagagggaagAAGGTTTTATGCTTGTTCAGCTTGTAGGGATAGGAAAGACTGTAACTTTTTCCAGTGGGAAGATGAGAAG GTGTCAGAAACTAGGCTTGCAGCACGTGAAGAATATAATAGAAATCATCAGCCTGCTTTTACTCACagacagaatgtggaaag ATATGAGAACTTTCTTCTTCTGCCACTATCAAAGAGGAAGTTTTGTCAGGAATGCCAGCAATTGCTATTGCCAGATGAATGGGAAAAACACTATGGTCACCAGGTCTTATGTGATATCTCCACTGCCCAGTTAAAAAGTCCCAGTCAACTTCTGTATCCACTGGAGAATAAGAAAACAAATGCACAGTATTTGTTTGCAGACAGAAGTTGCCAGTTCCTGCTGGACCTTATTATTGCTTTAGGATTCAGACGAGTGCTTTCTGTTGGAACACCCAG GCTTCATGAAATGATCCAATCAAAAGCATCACAAGAAGAAGACTTCAGCGTTAGAAGTCTTCTGCTAGATATTGATTTCAG ATATTCACAGTTTTATACAGAGGATGAATTCTGTCACTATAACATGTTTAATCATTATTTCTTTGGTGGAGAG GCTGCACATGAAACTTGCAGGCAATTCTTTCATCAAGACAAAGGTGAAAGAGTCATTATGGTGACTGATCCCCCATTTGGAGGATTAGTGGAAGCACTggcttttagttttaaaaagctgATGGCAATGTGGAGGCAGACAAAAAAAGAAG GTCATAACAACCAAGAGATGCCCATGTTCTGGATATTTCCATACTTCTTTGAGTCTCGCATTCTTGAGTTTTTCCCAAGTTTCAGTATGATGGATTATCAG GTAGACTATGATAATCATGCACTTTATAAACATGGCAAGACAGGTCGTAGGCAGTCTCCTGTTCGTATCTTTACCAACATCACCCCAAGTATGATTGTACTCCCTGTTGAAGAGGGTTATAG gttttgcaCTATATGTCAGCGATACGTTAGCTCTGGTAACCAACATTGTGAGATATGCAATTCATGTACATCAAAA GATGGTAGACGATGGAAGCATTGTGCTCTTTGCAACAAATGTGTAAAACCCT CTTGGTTTCACTGTAACAATTGCAACTGCTGTGCTCTTCAAGAACACGCTTGTGAGAGGACTGAAGCTGGCTGTTTTGTTTGTGGCAAAGCGGGTCACAAACGCAGTACCTGTCCCAGTCTGTCCGTCACTAAAACAGCTTGCCA